Proteins co-encoded in one Nicotiana sylvestris chromosome 7, ASM39365v2, whole genome shotgun sequence genomic window:
- the LOC104229384 gene encoding UDP-glycosyltransferase 73C6-like, producing the protein MISKDKQLHFLLIPLMSQSHIIPLTDFAKLLAQYGINVSIITTPLNAQRYKSLITQSLNFNLKIQLISLQFPCEELGLPKGCENMDSLPSTNLYKEFFLACETLKQPLEEIIQKMETKPSCIISTGGLYWTQEIADKFKIPRYVFQTISCFALLCSQETGTRNSELPNETTTKQSDDVQSVVHQIKWSQNLARVSLCNKKMDEIMHRSNESSINKEHSYLTWLNSMKPKSVFYVSFGSLCHMSFLQIKEIGLGLESSNVPFIWIIRGLNVSSEVEKWLSDENFEEKVKGRGIIIKGWAPQLMILSHPSIGGFLTHCGWNSTLEGITYGVPMITFPMFADQFYNEKLIVNVLQIGIRVGIEEKNKVLVKKEEVKKAINQLMNEGLESEERRKRAKELAIMSKEAMKERGSSYLNIMLLIQDVMQLVNN; encoded by the exons ATGATTTCCAAAGATAAACAACTCCATTTCCTATTGATTCCTCTAATGTCCCAAAGCCATATAATACCTTTAACTGATTTTGCAAAATTATTAGCCCAATATGGAATTAATGTCTCAATTATCACCACACCCCTCAATGCTCAAAGGTACAAATCATTAATCACTCAATCTTTAAATTTTAACCTCAAAATCCAACTCATTTCCCTTCAATTTCCATGTGAAGAACTTGGTTTACCTAAGGGATGTGAAAATATGGATTCACTTCCTTCTACAAATTTAtacaaagaattttttttagCTTGTGAGACATTAAAACAACCACTAGAagaaataattcaaaaaatggaaacaaaaccAAGTTGTATCATTTCAACTGGTGGTCTTTATTGGACACAAGAAATAGCTGACAAATTCAAGATACCAAGGTATGTTTTTCAAACAATTTCTTGTTTTGCTCTCCTTTGTTCTCAAGAAACTGGAACTAGAAATTCTGAGTTACCTAATGAGACTACAACAAAGCAATCTGATGATGTGCAAAGTGTTGTACACCAAATTAAATGGTCCCAAAATCTGGCACGAG TATCATTATGCAACAAAAAAATGGATGAGATAATGCACAGAAGTAACGAGAGTTCTATCAATAAGGAGCATAGTTATTTGACTTGGCTTAATTCAATGAAGCCAAAATCTGTGTTTTATGTTTCATTTGGTAGCCTTTGTCACATGTCATTCTTGCAAATAAAAGAAATTGGATTAGGGTTGGAATCATCAAATGTGCCTTTTATATGGATAATTAGAGGATTAAATGTTTCATCAGAAGTTGAGAAATGGCTAAGTGATGAAAATTTTGAAGAGAAGGTAAAAGGAAGAGGCATAATTATTAAAGGTTGGGCACCACAACTTATGATCTTATCTCATCCGTCGATCGGAGGATTCTTAACGCATTGTGGATGGAATTCGACTTTAGAAGGAATTACTTATGGCGTACCGATGATTACTTTTCCAATGTTCGCTGATCAATTTTACAATGAGAAGTTAATTGTGAATGTTTTACAGATTGGAATTCGAGTTGGGATTGAAGAGAAGAATAAGGTTTTGGTTAAGAAAGAGGAAGTCAAGAAAGCAATAAATCAACTAATGAATGAAGGATTAGAAagtgaagaaagaagaaaaagagcaaagGAATTAGCAATAATGTCAAAGGAGGCAATGAAAGAAAGGGGATCTTCTTATTTGAATATCATGTTATTGATTCAAGATGTCATGCAGCTAGTGAACAATTAG